The proteins below come from a single Lineus longissimus chromosome 5, tnLinLong1.2, whole genome shotgun sequence genomic window:
- the LOC135488417 gene encoding CAAX prenyl protease 1 homolog — protein MELDPEHVFNTVFAFLWIVFVWESYLSYRQRSLYRTTTTVPKEIEHVLDKETFEKARLYQVDKSLFGFWSGLYSQLETTLILWYGGLPFVWQKSEHILNYFGLGAEHEITQSLVFLMLALVYSTITGLPWSLYGTFVIEERHGFNQQTLGFFFKDTIKKLLVTVAISLPIVTGIIFIIKAGGEYFFIYASLFTCFISLFLIFIYADYIAPLFDRFTPLPEGELRTKIEQLADSIEFPLKKLFVVEGSKRSTHSNAYFYGFHKNKRIVLFDTLLEDYVPTDERKEAEAKKEDGAGDEDAPEETAQEEPEKTEEKSDSVKPARKKLGCNNEEILAILGHELGHWKLSHNLKNLCIGQVNTFLSFMVFGFLMHRQVLYTAFGFNVMPTLIGLLIIFQFIFSPYNELLSFCMTLLSRRYEFQADAFAKSLHRAESLQSALIKLNKDNLGFPVSDSLYSMWTYSHPPLLERLKALSKTE, from the exons ATGGAACTCGATCCGGAGCACGTATTCAACACGGTCTTTGCATTCCTCTGGATTGTGTTCGTATGGGAATCGTATCTTTCGTACAGACAG CGAAGTCTATACCGTACCACTACCACAGTTCCGAAAGAAATAGAACATGTTCTTGACAAGGAGACATTTGAGAAGGCAAGGCTTTACCAAGTAGATAAGAGTCTATTTGGGTTTTGGAGTGGACTCTATTCACAACTGGAGACCACA ttgatcTTGTGGTATGGCGGTCTACCATTTGTTTGGCAAAAAAGTGAACATATCTTGAATTACTTTGGCCTTGGAGCTGAGCATGAG ATCACTCAGTCATTGGTGTTTTTGATGCTGGCGCTGGTCTACAGCACGATCACTGGACTTCCATGGTCATTATATGGGACATTTGTTATTGAAGAGAGGCATGGATTCAACCAACAG ACCCttggttttttcttcaaagacaCAATCAAGAAGTTGCTCGTAACCGTAGCGATATCCCTACCAATCGTGACTGGAATTATCTTTATCATCAAGGCTGGAGGAGAATATTTCTTCATCTATGCCTCACTCTTCACGTGTTTCATATCTTTG TTCCTGATCTTTATCTACGCTGATTACATCGCGCCCCTGTTTGATCGGTTCACTCCGCTGCCTGAGGGCGAGTTGAGAACAAAGATTGAACAATTGGCTGACAGTATCGAATTCCCATTGAAAAAACTCTTTGTTGTTGAAG GTTCCAAAAGGTCGACCCATAGTAATGCGTATTTCTATGGTTTCCATAAGAACAAGAGGATAGTTCTGTTTGACACGTTGCTTGAGGATTATGTTCCCACCGATGAAAGGAAAGAGGCTGAGGCCAAGAAAGAAGATGGTGCTGGTGATGAAGATGCACCT GAGGAGACTGCTCAGGAAGAGCCAGAGAAGACTGAGGAGAAATCTGACAGCGTGAAGCCAGCAAGGAAGAAGTTAGGATGCAACAATGAGGAGATCTTAGCTATCCTAGGTCATGAACTTGGACACTGGAAACTTAGCCATAACCTCAAGAACCTCTGCATCGGACag GTGAACACATTCCTTAGCTTCATGGTGTTTGGCTTCTTGATGCACCGACAAGTCCTCTACACAGCGTTTGGATTCAACGTTATGCCAACACTCATAGGACTCCTCATCATATTCCAGTTCATATTCTCACCATATAATGAA CTCCTGTCATTTTGCATGACTCTACTGAGCCGCCGATACGAATTTCAAGCTGATGCATTTGCCAAATCTCTGCACCGTGCAGAGTCCCTCCAGTCTGCTCTCATCAAACTGAACAAGGACAACCTTGGCTTCCCCGTTTCCGACTCCCTCTACTCAATGTGGACGTACTCTCATCCTCCGTTGTTGGAACGTCTCAAAGCTCTCAGCAAAACTGAATGA
- the LOC135488262 gene encoding uncharacterized protein LOC135488262 isoform X2, with product MADNEDVPPLEDMSELLQQVEALREHKPSSVSKTTIPEKKIPQSVSENGDTNITSTPPGVGKESKEPVKKATGVSQPSTFGGFKKGFLFGSSNSKPSSQTSAAARTTSKEPSKKVEEIPYIKPKDSQAKEKQNQMPEVQEAMKASQSLLDNKDWVTDDLLERVEKSPNLMKYLADPRFSQALAEFQTNPQGAQLKYADNPEVQLFFKDFCGLLGDHFSKIGTTRPNATSTNNQGDIKFTQRPRADIQEHNPNAPTPIEEKRMQEILSRPDVREVLMDPQVQSLFEQLKTNPSDAQKLLQTKDPALHRKISKLVDAGLLTFQM from the exons atggcggataatgaag ATGTTCCTCCACTCGAAGACATGTCAGAACTCCTCCAGCAGGTGGAGGCCCTGAGGGAGCACAAACCATCCAGTGTATCTAAAACAACCATTCCAGAGAAAAAGATTCCTCAATCCGTTAGTGAAAATGGTGATACAAATATTACAAGCACTCCTCCAGGTGTTGGCAAG GAAAGCAAAGAACCTGTAAAAAAAGCTACAGGAGTTTCTCAGCCATCAACCTTTGGTGGATTCAAGAAGGGTTTTCTCTTTGGTTCCTCAAATTCAAAACCAAGTTCACAAACATCTGCTGCCGCCAGGACAACTTCAAAGGAGCCTTCAAAGAAAGTTGAGGAAATACCATACATAAAACCGAAAGATTCACAGGCAAAGGAAAAGCAAAATCAGATGCCTGAAGTACAAGAGGCTATGAAAGCTAGTCAATCTCTTCTTGATAACAAAG ATTGGGTAACCGATGATTTGCTTGAAAGGGTGGAGAAAAGTCCAAACCTAATGAAATACTTGGCAGACCCAAGATTTTCCCAAGCTCTGGCTGAGTTTCAGACAAACCCACAAGGTGCTCAATTGAAGTATGCTGATAATCCAGAGGTGCAgttattttttaaagatttttgtgGTCTTCTAG GAGACCATTTTTCCAAAATTGGAACTACCCGGCCCAATGCTACATCTACCAATAATCAAGGAGATATCAAGTTTACACAAAGACCCCGAGCAGATATCCAAGAACACAATCCGAATGCTCCAACACCCATTGAAGAAAAGAGGATGCAGGAGATACTAAGTAGGCCAGATGTAAGAGAGGTACTAATGGATCCACAGGTTCAGAGCCTATTTGAGCAGCTGAAAACAAACCCTTCTGATGCACAAAA GCTATTACAGACAAAAGATCCAGCACTTCATCGGAAGATTTCAAAACTCGTTGATGCAGGACTATTGACATTCCAAATGTGA
- the LOC135488262 gene encoding uncharacterized protein LOC135488262 isoform X1 yields the protein MCHNYGNVPPLEDMSELLQQVEALREHKPSSVSKTTIPEKKIPQSVSENGDTNITSTPPGVGKESKEPVKKATGVSQPSTFGGFKKGFLFGSSNSKPSSQTSAAARTTSKEPSKKVEEIPYIKPKDSQAKEKQNQMPEVQEAMKASQSLLDNKDWVTDDLLERVEKSPNLMKYLADPRFSQALAEFQTNPQGAQLKYADNPEVQLFFKDFCGLLGDHFSKIGTTRPNATSTNNQGDIKFTQRPRADIQEHNPNAPTPIEEKRMQEILSRPDVREVLMDPQVQSLFEQLKTNPSDAQKLLQTKDPALHRKISKLVDAGLLTFQM from the exons ATGTGCCATAATTACGGAA ATGTTCCTCCACTCGAAGACATGTCAGAACTCCTCCAGCAGGTGGAGGCCCTGAGGGAGCACAAACCATCCAGTGTATCTAAAACAACCATTCCAGAGAAAAAGATTCCTCAATCCGTTAGTGAAAATGGTGATACAAATATTACAAGCACTCCTCCAGGTGTTGGCAAG GAAAGCAAAGAACCTGTAAAAAAAGCTACAGGAGTTTCTCAGCCATCAACCTTTGGTGGATTCAAGAAGGGTTTTCTCTTTGGTTCCTCAAATTCAAAACCAAGTTCACAAACATCTGCTGCCGCCAGGACAACTTCAAAGGAGCCTTCAAAGAAAGTTGAGGAAATACCATACATAAAACCGAAAGATTCACAGGCAAAGGAAAAGCAAAATCAGATGCCTGAAGTACAAGAGGCTATGAAAGCTAGTCAATCTCTTCTTGATAACAAAG ATTGGGTAACCGATGATTTGCTTGAAAGGGTGGAGAAAAGTCCAAACCTAATGAAATACTTGGCAGACCCAAGATTTTCCCAAGCTCTGGCTGAGTTTCAGACAAACCCACAAGGTGCTCAATTGAAGTATGCTGATAATCCAGAGGTGCAgttattttttaaagatttttgtgGTCTTCTAG GAGACCATTTTTCCAAAATTGGAACTACCCGGCCCAATGCTACATCTACCAATAATCAAGGAGATATCAAGTTTACACAAAGACCCCGAGCAGATATCCAAGAACACAATCCGAATGCTCCAACACCCATTGAAGAAAAGAGGATGCAGGAGATACTAAGTAGGCCAGATGTAAGAGAGGTACTAATGGATCCACAGGTTCAGAGCCTATTTGAGCAGCTGAAAACAAACCCTTCTGATGCACAAAA GCTATTACAGACAAAAGATCCAGCACTTCATCGGAAGATTTCAAAACTCGTTGATGCAGGACTATTGACATTCCAAATGTGA